The following coding sequences are from one Triticum aestivum cultivar Chinese Spring chromosome 5A, IWGSC CS RefSeq v2.1, whole genome shotgun sequence window:
- the LOC123103205 gene encoding macrophage migration inhibitory factor homolog produces MPCLNVSTNVNLEGVDTSAVLADASSTVATIIGKPENYVMVVLKGSVPMAFGGTQEPAAYGELVSIGGLNPDVNKKLSAGIASILESKLSIPKSRFYLKFHDSKRSDFGWNGSTF; encoded by the exons atgccttgCCTGAACGTGTCGACGAACGTGAACCTGGAGGGGGTGGACACCTCCGCCGTCCTCGCCGACGCCTCCAGCACCGTCGCAACCATCATCGGCAAGCCGGAGAAC TATGTGATGGTTGTTCTCAAGGGTTCAGTGCCCATGGCGTTCGGAGGTACCCAGGAGCCTGCAGCCTACGGTGAGCTGGTTTCCATCGGAGGGCTGAACCCTGATGTGAACAAGAAGCTGAGTGCCGGCATTGCTTCCATCCTGGAGTCAAAGCTGTCCATCCCCAAGTCCCGCTTCTACCTCAAGTTCCATGATTCAAAG CGCTCGGACTTTGGGTGGAACGGATCGACCTTTTAG